In one window of Cryptococcus neoformans var. neoformans B-3501A chromosome 11, whole genome shotgun sequence DNA:
- a CDS encoding hypothetical protein (HMMPfam hit to FYVE, FYVE zinc finger, score: 48.4, E(): 2e-11): MSHSSNSSLLQQHRPESLPPQLPDRTVAISQAQALWLETHERTQQLLCKSRSRDLLVPANNDSTLSPQSSFSQLSSFSQPVASSSTGLKYLSMEPTSKEFVDHAVADVHSPLSDSSENIQSCVSLLANAQVTAIGEAMSKKRWQPDASSALCTFPLCTANFAQSSYFFLRHRRHHCRLCGQLFCGAHSAQRAPLIHSTPSGRAIVQARVCDMCLPRPESSDAPYPTLSQPRKISSTESEPLSSDASILATPSDDDVAMLSSNIGSSILRASATTEHASVADVGEQLAPIEDWMDRSGVLSLYPLAVKPSHSRSKHSSSPAPSVAPLFAPSLKYRRAAKEKELARQTLRQRRLGKDDFWLPENWGYKREDFDPTCRDDESEKTVGGVVEDGPIRFRTRVVTPLATPLRV; this comes from the exons ATGTCCCATtcctccaactcttcccttctccaacaGCACCGCCCAGAATCCCTTCCCCCCCAACTCCCAGACCGCACTGTAGCCATCTCTCAAGCACAGGCTCTTTGGCTCGAAACCCACGAGCGCACCCAGCAACTGCTTTGCAAGTCAAGAAGTCGTGACC TCCTCGTGCCCGCAAACAACGACTCTACTCTCTCCCCCCAATCCTCTTTCTCGCAACTtagctccttctcccagcCTGTGGCTTCCAGCTCTACTGGACTCAAGTACCTCAGCATGGAGCCTACTTCAAAAGAATTTGTCGACCACGCCGTTGCAGACGTTCACTCGCCCCTGTCCGATAGTTCCGAAAATATCCAAAGCTGTGTCAGCTTACTCGCGAATGCCCAAGTTACTGCGATTGGCGAGGCCATGAGCAAGAAACGATGGCAG CCCGACGCATCATCAGCACTTTGCACTTTCCCCTTGTGCACTGCCAATTTCGCTCAGAGCAGCTACTTTTTCCTTCGCCATCGACGCCACCACTGTCGCTTGTGCGGTCAACTTTTCTGTGGTGCTCATTCTGCTCAGCGAGCTCCCCTCATCCACTCCACCCCCTCTGGACGTGCCATCGTCCAGGCTCGTGTCTGTGACATGTGTCTTCCCCGTCCCGAGTCATCCGACGCGCCTTACCCTACCTTGTCCCAGCCTAGAAAAATTAGCTCTACTGAGAGCGAGCCACTTTCATCCGACGCTTCCATCCTGGCGACTCccagcgatgatgatgtcgCTATGCTTTCCTCCAATATTGGCAGCAGTATCCTTCGCGCTTCGGCCACGACTGAGCATGCTTCTGTTGCCGACGTTGGCGAACAACTTGCTCCTATCGAGGATTGGATGGATCGCTCCGGTGTCCTGTCCCTTTATCCACTCGCCGTTAAGCCCTCGCATTCTCGTTCCAAGCACTCCAGCTCCCCTGCGCCTTCCGTCGCTCCTTTGTTTGCACCTTCTCTCAAATATAGACGAGCcgccaaggagaaggagctcGCCAGACAGACTCTGAGACAAAGACGACTCGGAAAGGATGACTTTTGGCTTCCTGAAAACTGGGGATACAAGCGAGAGGACTTTGACCCTACATGTAGAGACGATGAAAGTGAAAAGACAGTCGGTGGCGTTGTAGAAGATGGACCTATCAGGTTCAGAACCAGGGTTGTTACCCCTCTGGCTACTCCCTTGCGAGTTTAG